A window from Theobroma cacao cultivar B97-61/B2 chromosome 3, Criollo_cocoa_genome_V2, whole genome shotgun sequence encodes these proteins:
- the LOC18605695 gene encoding ABC transporter C family member 10, giving the protein MEHLWTMFCGEPACSDSDGKPCNSTFWHLTHPSSCINQAMIICFDILLSIMLLFNMIQKSSSKTVGIPARFRHRSALQTASAVFNGCLGLVYLCFGIWILEEKLRKTQTLLPFNWWLLALFQGCTWLLVGLTVSLRGNRLPKTPLRLLLILALIFAVILCVLSIFAAILNEIVTVNIVLNVLSLPGAILLLLCAYKRYKHEDGEQDTNENGLYAPLNAEANGSAKVDYNAQVTPFSTAGFLSKFSFWWLNPLMRKGREKTLQEEDIPKLREAEKAESCYLLFLEQLNRQKQAKPSSQPSILKTIILCHWKEILVSGFFALVKILTVSSGPLLLNAFILVAEGKGSFKYEGYLLAVSLFFAKSLESLSQRQWYFRSRLIGLKVRSLLTAAIYKKQLRLSNAARLMHSSGEITNYVTVDAYRIGEFPFWFHQTWTTSLQLCFALIILVRAVGLATIAALVVIILTVLCNTPLAKLQHRFQSKLMTAQDERLKASSEALISMKVLKLYAWESHFKKVIENLRAVEYKWLSAVQLRKAYNGFLFWSSPVLVSAATFGACYFLKIPLHASNVFTFVATLRLVQDPIRSIPDVIGIVIQANVALKRVVKFLEAPELQSANVRQKRHMENADLAISIKSGGFSWEENSSKSTLRNITLEVTIGEKVAVCGEVGSGKSTLLAAILGEVPNVQGSIQVFGKIAYVSQTAWIQTGTIQDNILFGSAMDRQRYEETLEKCSLVKDLELMPYGDLTEIGERGVNLSGGQKQRIQLARALYQDADIYLLDDPFSAVDAHTATSLFNDYVMEALSGKAVLLVTHQVDFLPAFNSVLLMSDGEILQAAPYHQLLASSQEFQDLVNAHKETAGSGRVAEVNSSDKHGTSTREIKKSYVDKQFKISKGDQLIKQEERERGDIGFKPYIQYLNQDKGFLFFSISALSHLLFVGGQISQNSWMAASVDNPNVSPLKLIAVYLVIGFFSTLLLLCRSLSIVTLGIRSSKSLFSQLLNSLFRAPMSFYDSTPLGRILSRVSVDLSIVDLDVPFSLIFAVGATINAYSNLGVLAVVTWQVLFVSVPVIYAAICLQKYYFSTAKELMRINGTTKSLVANHLAESIAGAVTIRAFEEEERFFAKNLHLVDTNASPFFHSFAANEWLIQRLETLSATVLASAALCMVLLPPGTFSSGFIGMALSYGLSLNMSLVFSIQNQCTIANYIISVERLNQYMYIPSEAPEVIEENRPPSNWPAVGKVDICDLQIRYRPDTPFVLRGISCTFQGGHKIGIVGRTGSGKTTLISALFRLVEPAGGKITVDGIDICTIGLHDLRSRFGVIPQDPTLFNGTVRYNLDPLSQHTDQEIWKVLDKCQLREAVQEKEEGLDSLVVEDGSNWSMGQRQLFCLGRALLRRSRILVLDEATASIDNATDLILQKTIRTEFADCTVITVAHRIPTVMDCTMVLAISDGKLVEYDEPRKLMEREDSLFGQLVKEYWSHYQSAESH; this is encoded by the exons ATGGAGCATTTATGGACTATGTTCTGTGGGGAACCTGCTTGTTCAGATAGTGATGGAAAGCCATGCAATTCTACCTTTTGGCATCTCACTCATCCCTCTTCGTGCATTAATCAAGCGATGATAATTTGTTTCGATATTCTGCTTTCAATCATGCTGTTATTCAACATGATTCAGAAGTCATCATCGAAAACAGTTGGCATTCCTGCTCGCTTTCGACATCGTTCTGCTTTGCAGACGGCTTCTGCTGTTTTTAATGGTTGTCTTGGGTTGGTGTACCTGTGCTTTGGCATTTGGATTTTGGAAGAGAAGTTGAGGAAAACTCAGACTTTATTGCCTTTCAATTGGTGGTTGCTAGCACTGTTTCAGGGCTGCACATGGTTATTGGTGGGTTTAACTGTGAGCCTTAGGGGTAATCGGCTTCCCAAGACACCACTTCGTCTACTGTTGATTCTCGCATTAATATTTGCAGTAATTCTTTGTGTTTTATCCATTTTTGCTGCTATTCTGAACGAAATAGTCACAGTAAATATAGTTTTGAATGTTCTGTCATTACCTGGAGCAATATTGTTGCTTTTATGTGCGTATAAGCGATATAAACATGAAGATGGTGAACAGGACACCAATGAAAATGGCCTTTATGCGCCTTTAAATGCTGAGGCCAATGGCAGTGCTAAAGTTGATTATAACGCGCAAGTTACCCCATTTTCCACAGCTGGATTCCTTAGTAAATTCTCCTTTTGGTGGTTGAATCCTTTGATGAGGAAAGGTAGGGAGAAGACTCTTCAGGAAGAAGATATACCCAAGTTACGTGAGGCAGAGAAAGCAGAAAGCTGctatttgttgtttttagagcaACTGAACAGGCAAAAGCAAGCCAAACCATCATCACAGCCATCTATTTTGAAGACAATAATATTATGCCACTGGAAAGAGATTTTGGTGTCCGGATTTTTTGCTTTGGTTAAGATACTCACTGTGTCCTCTGGTCCTCTGCTTCTTAATGCTTTCATTTTGGTTGCTGAGGGAAAAGGAAGTTTCAAATATGAAGGTTATTTGTTGGCCGTATCACTCTTCTTTGCGAAGAGTTTAGAGTCTTTGTCACAAAGGCAGTGGTATTTTCGATCCAGATTAATCGGTCTGAAAGTAAGGTCTTTGCTCACTGCAGCTATATATAAGAAGCAATTGAGATTATCCAATGCTGCAAGGCTGATGCACTCGAGTGGTGAGATAACGAATTATGTTACAGTTGATGCCTATAGGATTGGAGAGTTTCCTTTCTGGTTCCATCAGACATGGACAACAAGCCTTCAGCTGTGTTTTGCTCTAATAATTCTCGTCCGTGCAGTGGGACTAGCCACGATCGCAGCTTTAGTCGTTATCATCCTCACTGTCCTGTGCAATACTCCACTTGCCAAGTTACAGCACAGGTTTCAAAGCAAGCTAATGACTGCACAAGATGAGAGACTTAAGGCTAGTTCTGAGGCTCTTATAAGCATGAAGGTGCTGAAGCTATATGCATGGGAGAGTCATTTTAAGAAAGTTATAGAAAATTTAAGGGCTGTGGAATACAAATGGTTATCAGCAGTGCAGTTGCGAAAAGCATATAATggctttctgttttggtcCTCTCCTGTTTTGGTCTCTGCTGCAACCTTTGGGGCATgttatttcttgaaaattccTCTGCATGCTAGTAATGTCTTCACTTTTGTGGCCACATTACGTCTTGTTCAGGATCCCATTAGATCTATACCTGATGTTATTGGGATCGTCATTCAAGCGAACGTTGCATTAAAGCGTGTTGTGAAATTCCTTGAGGCACCAGAGCTGCAGAGTGCAAATGTCCGGCAAAAACGCCATATGGAGAATGCCGACTTAGCCATTTCTATTAAATCAGGAGGGTTTTCCTGGGAAGAGAATTCTTCAAAATCCACTCTGAGAAACATAACTTTAGAGGTTACAATAGGGGAAAAAGTGGCTGTATGTGGAGAAGTTGGCTCTGGTAAATCAACCCTGTTAGCCGCAATTCTTGGAGAAGTCCCTAACGTCCAAGGATCT ATTCAAGTATTTGGAAAGATTGCCTATGTTTCTCAAACAGCCTGGATTCAGACAGGAACGATACAAGATAACATATTATTTGGGTCTGCCATGGATAGGCAAAGATATGAAGAAACGCTTGAGAAGTGTTCCTTGGTGAAGGACCTTGAGTTGATGCCCTATGGTGATCTAACTGAAATTGGTGAAAGAGGAGTCAATCTTAGTGGTGGTCAAAAGCAGCGAATTCAACTTGCTCGTGCTCTCTATCAGGATGCTGATATATATCTCTTGGATGATCCATTCAGTGCAGTGGATGCTCACACAGCTACAAGTTTATTTAAT GACTATGTTATGGAAGCACTTTCAGGGAAGGCAGTTTTACTTGTGACGCATCAAGTCGATTTCCTGCCTGCTTTTAATTCTGTTTTG TTAATGTCAGATGGGGAGATCCTGCAAGCAGCTCCTTATCATCAGTTATTAGCTTCTAGTCAAGAATTTCAGGACCTTGTCAATGCACATAAAGAAACTGCTGGTTCTGGAAGAGTTGCTGAGGTTAACTCTTCCGATAAACATGGAACATCCACTAGAGAGATCAAGAAGAGCTATGTGGATAAAcagtttaaaatttcaaaaggtGATCAACTGATCAAgcaagaagaaagggaaagagGAGATATAGGGTTTAAGCCATACATACAGTACCTCAATCAGGACAAAGGCTTTTTGTTCTTCTCCATTTCTGCTCTTAGTCACCTTTTGTTTGTGGGGGGTCAGATATCACAGAACTCCTGGATGGCTGCTAGTGTTGACAATCCTAATGTTAGCCCATTGAAACTGATTGCAGTTTATTTGGTGATTGGGTTTTTCTCAACACTATTGTTGCTATGTAGATCTCTTTCCATAGTTACCTTGGGTATTAGATCTTCAAAATCTCTATTTTCACAGCTACTAAATTCCCTTTTTCGTGCACCTATGTCATTTTACGACTCCACTCCTCTGGGAAGGATACTAAGTCGG GTATCTGTTGATCTGAGCATCGTTGATCTTGATGTCCCATTCAGCTTAATCTTTGCTGTTGGGGCTACCATAAATGCCTATAGCAATCTTGGAGTTCTGGCTGTTGTTACTTGGCAAGTCTTATTTGTTTCAGTACCAGTCATCTATGCAGCAATTTGCTTGCAG AAATATTACTTTTCCACTGCAAAAGAGTTGATGAGGATAAATGGCACAACCAAATCCTTGGTAGCAAACCATCTAGCTGAGTCAATAGCAGGAGCTGTCACAATAAGGGCTTTTGAAGAGGAAGAACGGTTCTTTGCTAAGAATCTTCACCTCGTTGACACTAATGCTAGTCCTTTCTTCCACAGTTTTGCAGCAAATGAATGGTTGATCCAACGGTTGGAGACACTTAGTGCTACTGTTCTTGCCTCTGCAGCCCTCTGCATGGTTTTGCTTCCTCCTGGGACTTTCAGTTCTG GGTTTATTGGGATGGCTCTTTCTTATGGTCTTTCACTGAATATGTCCCTTgtattttcaattcaaaaccaatGCACTATAGCAAATTACATCATTTCTGTAGAAAGGCTTAACCAATACATGTACATACCAAGTGAAGCCCCCGAAGTGATAGAGGAGAATCGTCCTCCATCCAATTGGCCAGCTGTGGGTAAAGTGGATATCTGTGATTTGCAG ATCAGATATCGACCCGATACACCATTTGTTCTTCGAGGCATCAGTTGCACATTTCAAGGAGGGCACAAGATTGGTATTGTTGGTCGAACTGGCAGTGGGAAGACAACTCTTATAAGCGCTTTATTCCGTCTGGTGGAGCCAGCAGGAGGGAAGATCACAGTTGATGGCATCGACATCTGTACTATTGGCCTTCACGATCTTAGGTCTCGTTTTGGAGTCATACCTCAGGATCCTACTCTTTTTAATGGAACTGTGAGATACAATTTGGATCCTCTGTCCCAACACACTGACCAGGAGATATGGAAG GTTCTTGACAAGTGCCAACTTCGAGAGGCTGTTCaggaaaaagaagagggaCTGGACTCCTTGG TTGTAGAAGATGGATCAAACTGGAGCATGGGACAACGGCAACTATTTTGTTTGGGCCGTGCCCTCTTGAGGAGAAGTCGGATATTGGTGCTTGACGAAGCAACTGCGTCCATTGATAATGCAACTGACTTGATTTTACAGAAAACTATTCGCACCGAATTTGCAGATTGCACAGTTATCACAGTGGCACACAGGATACCAACCGTGATGGATTGCACGATGGTGCTTGCCATCAGTGATG GCAAACTTGTGGAGTACGATGAGCCAAGGAAGTTGATGGAAAGAGAAGATTCTCTGTTTGGGCAACTTGTCAAGGAATACTGGTCCCATTATCAATCTGCAGAGTCGCATTGA
- the LOC18605693 gene encoding uncharacterized protein LOC18605693: MSAYSVSKLIITDYLSSATQASANPPKFPCFSLLQKSLSFPRSVSHSQRKIVTFVSSKSSEAEELPTAEDEWLNRLPDKNKPLYSHSLPCIEAWLRSLGFCQSREDRAVWLIEKPDWHAQLSLDVTDLYIRYLKSGPGNLERDVERRFSYALSREDIENAILGGP, encoded by the exons atgtCCGCTTACTCTGTCTCAAAATTAATCATTACTGATTATCTTTCATCGGCAACCCAAGCCTCAGCTAATCCTCCAAAATTCCCCTGTTTTTCTCTTCTCCAAAAATCTCTTTCCTTTCCGCGCTCTGTTTCTCACTCCCAAAGGAAAATCGTAACCTTTGTTTCTTCTAAATCATCAGAAGCAGAGGAATTGCCAACCGCGGAAGATGAGTGGCTCAACAGACTCCCAGATAAGAACAAGCCCCTTTACTCTCACAGCTTGCCTTGCATTGAAGCATGGCTTAGGAGCTTAGGGTTTTGCCAAAGTAGAGAGGACCGTGCTGTTTGGTTGATTGAAAAACCTGATTGGCATGCCCAGTTGTCACTTGATGTCACTGATCTTTATATAAG GTACTTGAAGAGTGGACCTGGGAATCTTGAAAGAGATGTGGAAAGGAGATTTAGTTATGCATTGAGTAGAGAGGATATTGAAAATGCAATTCTTGGAGGACCATGA
- the LOC18605692 gene encoding pectate lyase 1, producing the protein MATSWCFTLAIFVVILLASPNASLATMNVIDKCWRGNPRWRNQRQQLATCSVGFSGKMTNNIGKGVIRYKVTDPSDDPLNPKPGTLRHGATMIKGKVWITFKRNMNITLQRPLLISSFTAIDGRGVNVHVTGAGCLLVYQATDVIIHGLHIHHCKSQPPSSVMGPASKVIPLGQMDGDAIRLVTAKKVWIDHNTLYDCQDGLLDVTRGSNDVTISNNWFRNQDKVMLLGHDDGYLRDRNMKATVIFNHFGPNCNQRMPRVRHGYAHVANNFYQGWEQYAIGGSMRPSIKSEANYFIAPKLGNKEVTWRQGNWQDKASWKFYSVGDIFENGASFSSQTGVGGAKPFYNQEQNFKVADARSVSELTRSSGVLKCSRTLRC; encoded by the exons ATGgctacatcttggtgcttcacATTGGCCATTTTCGTGGTCATTCTCTTGGCAAGTCCTAATGCTAGTTTGGCTACGATGAATGTTATTGATAAATGCTGGAGAGGGAATCCTCGTTGGCGGAATCAACGGCAACAGCTGGCCACGTGCTCCGTTGGTTTCTCGGGCAAAATGACTAACAACATTGGCAAAGGTGTTATACGCTATAAGGTCACTGATCCCTCTGATGACCCCCTAAACCCGAAGCCAGGGACCCTTCGTCATGGAGCCACCATGATCAAGGGAAAAGTATGGATTACTTTCAAAAGGAACATGAACATCACACTCCAGAGGCCACTTCTCATTAGCAGCTTCACCGCCATCGACGGCCGTGGCGTTAACGTTCATGTTACTGGGGCAGGGTGTCTTCTGGTGTATCAAGCAACGGATGTGATCATCCATGGGTTGCATATCCACCATTGCAAGTCCCAGCCACCTAGCTCTGTGATGGGTCCAGCTTCAAAGGTGATACCGCTTGGTCAGATGGATGGGGATGCGATCCGATTGGTCACAGCAAAGAAAGTGTGGATAGATCACAATACGTTGTACGATTGCCAAGATGGTCTCCTTGATGTCACTCGCGGTTCCAACGATGTTACCATCTCGAACAACTGGTTCAGAAATCAGGACAAAGTTATGCTTCTTGGTCATGATGACGGCTATTTGAGAGACAGGAACATGAAGGCCACTGTCATCTTTAACCATTTTGGACCTAATTGCAACCAACGAATGCCAAG AGTCCGCCACGGATACGCGCATGTGGCCAACAATTTCTACCAAGGATGGGAACAATATGCCATTGGGGGAAGCATGAGGCCCAGCATTAAGAGTGAAGCCAACTATTTCATTGCTCCAAAACTGGGCAACAAGGAG GTAACATGGAGACAAGGCAACTGGCAGGACAAAGCTTCATGGAAATTCTATTCTGTGGGGGATATATTCGAAAATGGAGCGTCTTTCAGTAGTCAAACAGGTGTGGGTGGGGCGAAGCCTTTTTATAACCAGGAACAGAATTTTAAGGTTGCCGATGCTAGATCAGTTAGTGAATTGACAAGGTCATCAGGTGTTCTAAAATGCTCCAGGACCTTGAGATGCTAA
- the LOC18605694 gene encoding LOW QUALITY PROTEIN: ABC transporter C family member 10 (The sequence of the model RefSeq protein was modified relative to this genomic sequence to represent the inferred CDS: inserted 1 base in 1 codon) produces MEHLWTMFCGEPACSDSDGKPCNSTFWHLTHPSSCINQAMIICFDILLSIMLLFNMIQKSSSKTVGIPARFRHRSALQTASAVFNGCLGLVYLCFGIWILEEKLRKTQTLLPFNWWLLALFQGCTWLLVGLTVSLRGNRLPKTPLRLLSILALIFAAIVCVLSIFAAILNEIVTVNIVLNVLSLPGAIFLVLCAYKGYKHEDGDQDTNENGAYAPLNAEANGSAKVDYNAQVTPFSTAGFLSKFSFWWLNSLMRKGREKTLQEEDIPKLREAEKAKSCYLLFLEQLNRQKQAKPSSQPSILKTIILCHWREILVSGFFALLKILTVSSGPLLLNAFILVAEGKGSFKYEGYLLSILLFFAKSLESLSQRQWYFRSRLIGLKVRSLLTAAIYKKQLRLSNAARLMHSSGEITNYVTVDAYRIGEFPFWFHQTWTTSLQLCFALIILFGAVGLATIAALVVIILTVLCNTPLAKLQHMFQSKLMTAQDERLKASSEALISMKVLKLYAWESHFKKVIENLRAVEYKWLSAVQLRKAYNGFLFYSSPVLVSAATFGACYFLKIPLHASNVFTFVATLRLVQDPITSIPDVIGIVIQAKVALKRVVKFFEAPELQSANVRQKRHMENADLAISIKSGWFSWEENSSKPTLRNITLDVTMGEKVAVCGEVGSGKSTLLASILGEVPNVQGSIQAFGKIAYVSQTAWIQTGTIQDNILFGSAMDRQRYEETLERCSLVKDLELMPYGDLTEIGERGVNLSGGQKQRIQLARALYQDADIYLLDDPFSAVDAHTATSLFNDYIMEALSGKAVLLVTHQVDFLPAFNSVLLMSDGEILQAAPYHQLLASSQEFQDLVNAHKETAGSGRVAEVNSSDKHGTSTREIKKSYVEKQFKISKGDQLIKQEERERGDIGFKPYIQYLNQDKGFLFFSISALSHLLFVXGQISQNSWMAASVDNPNVSPLKLIAVYLVIGFFSTLLLLCRSLFIFTLGIRSSKSLFSQLLNSLFRAPMSFYDSTPLGRILSRVSVDLSIVDLDVPFSLIFTVGATINAYSNLGVLAVVTWQVLFVSVPVIYAAICLQKYYLSTAKELMRINGTTKSLVANHLAESIAGTVTIRAFEEEERFFAKNLHLTDTNASPFFHSFAANEWLIQRLETLSATVLASAAFCMVLLPPGTFSSGFIGMTLSYGLSLNMSLVFSVQSQCTIANYIISVERLNQYMYTPSEAPEVIEENRPPSNWPAMGKVDICDLQIRYRPDTPLVLRGISCTFQGGHKIGIVGRTGSGKTTLISALFRLVEPAGGKIIVDGIDICTIGLHDLRSRFGIIPQDPTLFNGTVRYNLDPLSQHTDQEIWEVLDKCQLRDAVQEKEEGLDSLVVEDGSNWSMGQRQLFCLGRALLRRSRILVLDEATASIDNATDLILQKTIRTEFADCTVITVAHRIPTVMDCTMVLAISDGKLVEYDEPTKLMEREDSLFGQLVKEYWSHYQAAESH; encoded by the exons ATGGAGCATTTATGGACTATGTTCTGTGGGGAACCTGCTTGTTCAGATAGTGATGGAAAGCCATGCAATTCTACCTTTTGGCATCTCACTCATCCCTCTTCGTGCATTAATCAAGCGATGATAATTTGTTTCGATATTTTGCTCTCAATCATGCTGTTATTCAACATGATTCAGAAGTCATCATCGAAAACAGTTGGCATTCCTGCTCGCTTTCGACATCGTTCTGCTTTGCAGACGGCTTCTGCTGTTTTTAATGGTTGTCTTGGGTTGGTGTACCTGTGCTTTGGCATTTGGATTTTGGAAGAGAAGTTGAGGAAAACTCAGACTTTATTGCCTTTCAATTGGTGGTTGCTAGCACTGTTTCAGGGCTGCACATGGTTATTGGTGGGTTTAACTGTGAGCCTTAGGGGTAATCGGCTTCCCAAGACACCACTTCGTCTACTGTCGATTCTTGCATTAATATTTGCAGCGATTGTTTGTGTTTTATCCATTTTTGCTGCTATTCTGAACGAAATAGTCACAGTAAATATAGTTTTGAATGTTCTGTCATTACCTGGAGCAATATTTTTGGTGCTATGTGCGTATAAGGGATATAAACATGAAGATGGTGATCAGGACACGAATGAAAATGGCGCTTATGCGCCTTTAAATGCTGAGGCCAATGGCAGTGCTAAAGTTGATTATAACGCGCAAGTTACCCCATTTTCCACAGCTGGATTCCTTAGTAAATTCTCCTTTTGGTGGTTGAATTCTTTGATGAGAAAAGGTAGGGAGAAGACTCTTCAGGAAGAAGATATACCCAAGTTACGTGAGGCAGAGAAAGCAAAAAGCTGctatttgttgtttttagagcaACTGAACAGGCAAAAGCAAGCCAAACCATCATCACAGCCATCTATTTTGAAGACAATAATATTATGCCACTGGAGAGAGATTTTGGTGTCCGGATTTTTTGCTTTGCTTAAGATACTCACTGTGTCTTCTGGTCCTCTGCTTCTTAATGCTTTCATTTTGGTTGCTGAGGGAAAAGGAAGTTTCAAATATGAAGGTTATTTGTTGTCCATATTACTCTTCTTTGCGAAGAGTTTAGAGTCTTTGTCACAAAGGCAGTGGTATTTTCGATCCAGACTAATCGGTCTGAAAGTAAGGTCTTTGCTCACTGCAGCAATATATAAGAAGCAATTGAGATTATCCAATGCTGCAAGGCTGATGCACTCGAGTGGTGAGATAACGAATTATGTTACAGTTGATGCCTATAGGATTGGAGAGTTTCCTTTCTGGTTCCATCAGACATGGACAACAAGCCTTCAGCTGTGTTTTGCTCTAATAATTCTCTTCGGGGCAGTGGGACTAGCCACGATCGCAGCTCTAGTTGTTATCATCCTCACCGTCCTGTGCAATACTCCACTTGCCAAGTTACAGCACATGTTTCAAAGCAAGCTAATGACTGCACAAGATGAGAGACTTAAGGCTAGTTCTGAGGCTCTTATAAGCATGAAGGTGCTGAAGCTATATGCATGGGAGAGCCATTTTAAGAAAGTTATAGAAAATTTAAGGGCTGTGGAATACAAATGGTTATCAGCAGTGCAGTTGCGAAAAGCATATAATGGCTTTCTGTTTTATTCCTCTCCTGTTTTGGTCTCTGCTGCAACCTTTGGGGCATgttatttcttgaaaattccTCTGCATGCTAGTAATGTCTTCACTTTTGTGGCCACATTACGTCTTGTTCAGGATCCCATTACATCTATACCTGATGTTATTGGGATCGTCATTCAAGCGAAGGTTGCATTAAAGCGGGTTGTGAAATTTTTTGAGGCACCAGAGCTGCAGAGTGCAAACGTCCGGCAAAAACGCCATATGGAGAATGCCGACTTAGCCATATCTATTAAATCAGGATGGTTTTCCTGGGAAGAGAATTCTTCAAAACCCACTCTGAGAAACATAACTTTAGACGTTACAATGGGGGAAAAAGTGGCTGTATGTGGAGAAGTTGGCTCTGGTAAATCAACCCTGTTAGCCTCAATTCTTGGAGAAGTCCCTAACGTCCAAGGATCT ATTCAAGCATTTGGAAAGATTGCCTATGTTTCTCAAACAGCCTGGATTCAGACAGGAACGATACAAGATAACATATTATTTGGGTCTGCCATGGATAGGCAAAGATATGAAGAAACGCTTGAGAGGTGTTCCTTGGTGAAGGACCTTGAGTTGATGCCCTATGGTGATCTAACTGAAATTGGTGAAAGAGGAGTCAATCTTAGTGGTGGTCAGAAGCAGCGAATTCAACTTGCTCGTGCTCTCTATCAGGACGCTGATATATATCTCTTGGATGATCCATTCAGTGCAGTGGATGCTCACACAGCTACAAGTTTATTTAAT GACTACATTATGGAAGCACTTTCAGGGAAGGCAGTTTTACTTGTGACGCATCAAGTCGATTTCCTGCCTGCTTTTAATTCTGTTTTG TTGATGTCAGATGGGGAGATCCTGCAAGCAGCTCCTTATCATCAGTTATTAGCTTCTAGTCAAGAATTTCAGGACCTTGTCAATGCACATAAAGAAACTGCTGGTTCTGGAAGAGTTGCTGAAGTTAACTCTTCCGATAAACATGGAACATCCACTAGAGAGATCAAGAAGAGCTATGTGGaaaaacagtttaaaatttcaaaaggtGATCAACTGATCAAgcaagaagaaagggaaagagGAGATATAGGGTTTAAGCCATACATACAGTACCTCAATCAGGACAAAGGCTTTTTGTTCTTCTCCATTTCTGCTCTTAGTCACCTTTTGTTTG GGGGTCAGATATCACAGAACTCCTGGATGGCTGCTAGTGTTGACAATCCTAATGTTAGCCCATTGAAACTGATTGCAGTTTATTTGGTGATTGGGTTTTTCTCAACACTATTGTTGCTATGTAGATCTCTTTTCATATTTACCTTGGGTATTAGATCTTCAAAATCTCTATTTTCACAGCTACTAAATTCCCTTTTTCGTGCACCTATGTCATTTTACGACTCCACTCCTCTGGGAAGGATACTAAGTCGG GTATCTGTTGATCTGAGCATCGTTGATCTTGACGTCCCATTCAGCTTAATCTTTACTGTTGGGGCTACCATAAATGCCTATAGCAATCTTGGAGTTCTGGCTGTTGTTACTTGGCAAGTCCTATTTGTTTCAGTACCAGTCATCTATGCAGCAATTTGCTTACAG AAATATTACCTTTCCACTGCAAAAGAGTTGATGAGGATAAATGGCACAACCAAATCCTTGGTAGCAAACCATCTAGCTGAGTCAATAGCAGGAACCGTCACAATAAGGGCTTTTGAAGAGGAAGAACGGTTCTTTGCTAAGAACCTTCACCTCACTGACACTAATGCTAGTCCTTTCTTCCACAGTTTTGCAGCAAATGAATGGTTGATCCAACGGTTGGAGACACTAAGTGCTACTGTTCTTGCCTCTGCAGCCTTCTGCATGGTTTTGCTTCCTCCTGGGACTTTCAGTTCTG GGTTTATTGGGATGACTCTTTCGTATGGTCTTTCGCTGAATATGTCCCTTGTATTTTCAGTCCAAAGCCAATGCACTATAGCAAATTACATCATTTCTGTAGAAAGGCTTAACCAATACATGTACACACCAAGTGAAGCCCCCGAAGTGATAGAGGAGAATCGTCCTCCATCCAATTGGCCAGCTATGGGTAAAGTGGATATCTGTGATTTGCAG ATCAGATATCGACCCGATACACCATTAGTTCTTCGAGGCATCAGTTGCACATTTCAAGGAGGGCACAAGATTGGTATTGTTGGTCGAACTGGCAGCGGGAAGACAACTCTTATAAGCGCTTTATTCCGTCTGGTGGAGCCAGCAGGGGGGAAGATCATAGTTGATGGCATCGACATCTGTACTATTGGCCTTCACGATCTGAGGTCTCGTTTTGGAATCATACCTCAGGATCCTACTCTTTTTAATGGAACTGTGAGATACAATTTGGATCCTCTATCCCAGCACACTGACCAGGAGATATGGGAG GTTCTTGACAAGTGCCAACTTCGAGACGCTGTTCaggaaaaagaagagggaCTGGACTCCTTGG TTGTGGAAGATGGATCAAACTGGAGCATGGGACAACGGCAACTATTTTGTTTGGGCCGTGCCCTCTTGAGGAGAAGTCGGATATTGGTGCTTGACGAAGCAACTGCGTCCATTGATAATGCAACTGACTTGATTTTACAAAAAACTATTCGCACCGAATTTGCAGATTGCACAGTTATCACAGTGGCACACAGGATACCAACTGTGATGGATTGCACCATGGTGCTTGCCATCAGTGATG GCAAACTTGTGGAGTACGATGAGCCAACGAAGTTGATGGAAAGAGAAGATTCTCTGTTTGGGCAACTTGTCAAGGAATACTGGTCCCATTATCAAGCTGCAGAGTCGCATTGA